The sequence ATAGAAGCACGAGGGCGGCACGGTGTCCGCCTTGCGCCAGGCCCGCTCGGACAGCGCGATGAGCGCCAGGCCCGGCGGCAGCATCAGCCCCTTTTGCGAGCCGGTGAGCAGGCAGTCGATGCCCCATTCGTCCATGGGGCAGGGCGAGATGCTGACGGCGGAGATGCCGTCCACCACCAGCAGGGTGTCGCGCCCGGCGGTGAGCCTGGCGATTTCGCGCACCGGGTGCAGGGTGCCGGTGGACGTTTCCGACGCCTGCACCAGCACGCCAGCGGCGTCCGGGTGTTCGTCGAGGGCGGCTTCCACTTCCGCCGGGGTGACCGGGCGGCCCCAGTCCACCACCACGGAAACCACGGAGAGGCCGCGCACGGCGGCGATTTCGCGCCAGCGCTGGCCGAACTTGCCGCCTTCGACCACGATGACCTTCTCGCCCGGCTTGAACAGGCCATGCACGGCGGCGGTCATGACGCCCGAGCCGGAACAGGCCATGGGCAGCACCGGCTGGGCCGTGCCGAACAGATCGCGCAGCTTGGGCTGCACCGCCGCCATGATGGCCTTGAAGGCGGGCTTGCGGTGGTGGATCATGTCATGGGCCATGGCCAGCCGCACCCGTTCGGGCGTGGGTGTGGGGCCGGGGGTGAGCAGGCGGGGCTTGTCGAGCATGCCGCAATGTCTCCGGTTCAGGCGCGGAATATCCGCGCGGTGAAGGATTTCAGGTAGTCGGTCTCGGCCATGGCCGGGTGTACCGGATGGTCCGCGCCCTGATGCCCCTGTGCGATGATCTGGGCCTGCATCTTCCGTTTTGCGGCGGCATGGGTAAGCACGCGGCGCAATTCTTCCCTGTCGAGGTGCTGCGAGCAGGAACAGGTGACGAATACACCCCCATCGGCCACCAGGTCGAGTGCCAGTTCGTTGGCCCGCTGGTAGGCCGTCAGACCCTGCTTGGCGTCCTTCTTGCGCTTGATGAACGCGGGCGGGTCCAGGCAGACTAGGCCGAACTTGCGGCCCTCGCGCCGCAGTTCCGTCATGGCCTCGAAGGCGTCGCCTTCCAGTCCGTCGGCGTCGTCCACACCACCCGGCCCGTACGCGCGACCATTGGCTTTCACGTTTTCCACCGCCAGTTCGACGGCAGGCAGGGAGGCATCCACCAGCGTTACCGAGGCCGCGCCCGCGCGCGCCGCCGTGGCGCCAAAGCTGCCCACGTAGCAGAACACGTCCAGCACGTCCTGCCCCTTGGCGAAGCGGGCGGCAAAGGCACGGTTGTCGCGCTGGTCGTAGAACCACCCGGTCTTCTGTCCGGCGGTGAGCGGCACGGTGAAGGTGCAGCCGTTCTCGGAAATTTCCACCGTGTCGGGCACGGAGCCGTACGCCACGCGCACCTCGCGGGTCAGCCCTTCCAACTCGCGCGAGGCCGTGTCGTTGCGCAGCAGCACCCCGGTGGCCCCGGTGGCCTCCACCAGCGCGGCAACCACCGCGTCGGTCTGCACGTCCATGCCCGCCGTGGTGATCTGGGCCACCAGCGTATCGCCGTAGCGGTCCACCACCAAGCCGGGCAGCATGTCGCCCTCGCCGAAGCACAGCCGGTAGTGCGGCGTGTCGAACAGCGCCTGCCGCAAGGCCAGCGCGCGGTCAATGCGCGTTCTGAGCATGTCCGCGTTGAGCGGCTCGTTCTCGCGGCGGCTCACCATGCGGGCGCAGATCAGCGAGGCCGGGTTCACGTAGGCCGTGCCCAGGCAGCGGCCCCCGTCGTCCATGACCAGGGCGGCCTCGCCCGGCGCAAAGTCCTTGAGCGGCGTGCGCTGCACGTCCACTTCATTGCTGAACACCCACAGGTGCCCCACGCGCAGTCGGCGCTCTTCCCCGCGTGTCAGGATCAGTGTCTTCATGCGGTCCTTTGATGAAATAAGGAAAGCGTTGCGGGGGAAGGGACCCTTTGGAAAGGGTCTCCTTCCCCCGTACCCCCATCCCCCCAAACTTTTTAATGGTGAGGGCAAACGCCGTGGCGTCAGCCCCATTTGAAAAGTTTGGAAGGGTGGAGAGGGGGTGTGGGGGAGAGGCGGGAAACTTTTTCAAAAGTTTCCCGCCTCTCCCCCACGTGATGTCTTCCAACAGATTACGTCAATGTGCAACGCCCCAGTTCTCGCCCTGCCCCCAATCGACGGCAAGGGGCACATCCAGCGCAACACCGCCGGGGCGCACGCCGGACATGAGCGCGGCTAGGCGCTCGCCGGCGGCGGGGGCGTTGTCGGCGGGCACTTCCAGCAGCAGTTCGTCGTGTACCTGCAGGATGAGCCGGGCGTTCAGCGCGCGCAGGTCCGGGTCGGCGTGGGCGGCCAGCATGGCCAATTTGATGATGTCGGCGGCGCTGCCCTGGATCAGGGTATTGATGGCCTGGCGGCGGGCCTGTGACTTCAACTGGGTGTTTTCGGAATGGATTTCCGGCAGCAGGCGGCGGCGGCCCGCCATGGTGGTCACGTAGCCCAGTTCGCGGGCGGTGGTTTCCGCCTCGTCGTAGAATTCGCGCAGCTTTTGCAGCTTGCTGAAGTACCGCTCGATGAACGCCTTGGCCTCGGTGAGCGGGATGCGCAGTTCCTGCGCCAGCTTCTGCGGCCCCATGCCGTAGATGAGCCCGAAGTTGATGGTCTTGGCGTTGCGGCGCTGGTCGATGGAAACCTGATCCTGCGCCACGTCGTACAACAGGCTGGCGGTGCGGCTGTGGATGTCCGCCCCCTCGCGGAAGGCGGCCAGCAGCGTGGGGTCTTGCGACATGTGGGCCAGCACGCGCAGTTCCACCTGCGAATAGTCGGCGGACACCAGGCGCAGGCCCGGCGCGGCGGTGAAGCAGGTGCGCATGCGGCGGCCAAGGTCGCCCCGCACGGGAATGTTCTGCAGGTTCGGGTTGCTGGACGACAGCCGCCCGGTGGCCGTGGCCAGCTGGTTGAAGGTGGTGTGGATGCGCCCGGCGCCGTCCAC comes from Nitratidesulfovibrio sp. and encodes:
- a CDS encoding alanine--glyoxylate aminotransferase family protein: MLDKPRLLTPGPTPTPERVRLAMAHDMIHHRKPAFKAIMAAVQPKLRDLFGTAQPVLPMACSGSGVMTAAVHGLFKPGEKVIVVEGGKFGQRWREIAAVRGLSVVSVVVDWGRPVTPAEVEAALDEHPDAAGVLVQASETSTGTLHPVREIARLTAGRDTLLVVDGISAVSISPCPMDEWGIDCLLTGSQKGLMLPPGLALIALSERAWRKADTVPPSCFYFNFRGELANQEKQQTLFTTPVSLIIGLNESLDMFREVGLDTVYRKQWALTQMARRGVAAMGLEPLVKEGYTWGLTSVLLPEGVPATGVLRVAAERYGVIMAAGQDHLKERIIRIGHMGWLDWADLAAGLHALAEGFRACGGYIGTRDVLEQALAAYQAGLAVTPGTEI
- a CDS encoding class I SAM-dependent rRNA methyltransferase, whose product is MKTLILTRGEERRLRVGHLWVFSNEVDVQRTPLKDFAPGEAALVMDDGGRCLGTAYVNPASLICARMVSRRENEPLNADMLRTRIDRALALRQALFDTPHYRLCFGEGDMLPGLVVDRYGDTLVAQITTAGMDVQTDAVVAALVEATGATGVLLRNDTASRELEGLTREVRVAYGSVPDTVEISENGCTFTVPLTAGQKTGWFYDQRDNRAFAARFAKGQDVLDVFCYVGSFGATAARAGAASVTLVDASLPAVELAVENVKANGRAYGPGGVDDADGLEGDAFEAMTELRREGRKFGLVCLDPPAFIKRKKDAKQGLTAYQRANELALDLVADGGVFVTCSCSQHLDREELRRVLTHAAAKRKMQAQIIAQGHQGADHPVHPAMAETDYLKSFTARIFRA